A region of Pseudomonas marginalis DNA encodes the following proteins:
- the tssB gene encoding type VI secretion system contractile sheath small subunit: MAKECSVAPKERINITFKPAIGGAREEVELPLKLLVLGDFTQREDLRKLEDRKPITLNQNTLDEVLAKQALSLTLNVPNRLQDGAEVEDLAIQLRINSMRDFNPANLVEQIPELHKLMALREALMALKGPLGNTPSFRKAIEQALADDESRARVLAELGLSGRTA; this comes from the coding sequence ATGGCCAAAGAATGTTCGGTAGCACCCAAGGAACGCATCAATATCACCTTCAAACCCGCCATCGGCGGTGCGCGGGAAGAAGTCGAGCTTCCGTTGAAACTCCTCGTGCTGGGGGACTTCACCCAGCGTGAGGACCTGCGCAAGCTTGAAGATCGCAAGCCCATCACCCTCAACCAGAACACCCTCGATGAGGTGTTGGCCAAACAGGCGCTGAGCCTGACGCTGAATGTCCCCAATCGCCTCCAGGACGGCGCCGAGGTCGAAGACCTGGCCATCCAGTTACGAATCAATTCGATGAGGGATTTCAACCCGGCGAACCTGGTGGAGCAGATCCCCGAGTTGCACAAGCTGATGGCCCTGCGTGAGGCGCTGATGGCGCTCAAGGGACCACTGGGAAATACGCCGAGCTTTCGCAAAGCCATCGAACAGGCCCTGGCCGACGACGAATCCCGTGCCCGAGTATTGGCGGAGCTGGGCCTGAGCGGCCGGACCGCCTGA
- the tssE gene encoding type VI secretion system baseplate subunit TssE, producing MTRNQSLFERLESPAAKSSCAVTSVAAHLGKMLSIRAGSVQTLEDYGMPDLNDTSQSLHESLSQSRLLIERFIRAYEPRLKDTHVRALPCGDDPLALAFAIDATLCVDGVTQPVVFTARLQDAGQVEVLPDVL from the coding sequence ATGACCCGTAACCAAAGCCTCTTCGAGCGACTTGAAAGTCCGGCCGCAAAATCATCATGTGCAGTGACGTCCGTCGCAGCTCATCTGGGAAAGATGCTCAGCATCCGCGCTGGCAGTGTGCAGACACTGGAGGATTACGGTATGCCGGATCTCAATGACACGAGCCAGAGTCTGCATGAGTCATTGAGCCAGTCGCGCTTGTTGATCGAGCGGTTTATCCGGGCCTATGAGCCCCGCTTGAAGGATACGCACGTGAGGGCGTTGCCTTGTGGTGACGATCCTCTGGCGCTGGCGTTTGCCATTGACGCCACGCTCTGCGTTGACGGTGTGACGCAGCCCGTGGTGTTCACCGCGCGCCTGCAGGATGCTGGACAGGTTGAGGTCTTGCCTGATGTCCTTTAA
- a CDS encoding extracellular solute-binding protein: MRLAFSRLFSTSLALLLASSAVIAAPQPSMTVYGEPAKYPAGFSHFDYANPNAPKGGSLRRSALEIGRFDHVLPYIDKGIGVSQVDGWLYAPLALRSLDEPYTVYGLVAEKMERAEDGLSLRFFLNPKARFADGKPITAEDVRYSFNLLMTQGSLRFRTLFADVKHVEVEGQRQVRFDFSSNENRTLPLDIATLPVFPEHWWKTRDFANGGGYEAPLGSGPYKVGKIDSGSTITFTRDPDWWGKDLPVSRGLYNFDHLSLEYFGDTEVARQVLRGGAYDFNREFSATGYSIGYNGPALDDGRLQRAHLAKDMPQPAQGYVFNVQKPMFKDRRVRQALAMLWDFEWANRQMMRNLYIRQQSYFSNSPLAATQLPTPEELAILEPLRGQIPDEVFTQVFKAPVTDGSGMIRDKQLQALALLEEAGWKPDGDKLVNAEGEPLEFTFLNAQNGLERLLLPYKRNLAQIGITLNIRRIDSSQYVNRLMARDYDMIVTGFPVTTSPGMELYNYFGSTAAFDPGANNYMVLKDPAVDSLIKGLVKADTQAQMLTYAHALDRVLQWNYLWIPNYYPPGTSAAWWNRFGRPAIEARNDEALETWWEISPTPLTNEQMNAELKKRAGAR, translated from the coding sequence ATGCGATTGGCTTTTTCCAGACTGTTCAGTACCTCCTTGGCCCTGCTGCTGGCCAGCAGCGCCGTGATCGCGGCGCCCCAACCGTCCATGACCGTGTACGGCGAACCGGCCAAGTATCCAGCCGGTTTCAGCCATTTCGACTACGCCAACCCCAACGCCCCCAAGGGCGGCAGCCTGCGGCGCTCGGCGCTGGAGATCGGGCGTTTCGACCATGTGCTGCCGTATATCGACAAAGGCATCGGCGTCTCCCAGGTCGACGGCTGGTTGTATGCGCCCCTGGCCCTGCGTTCCCTGGACGAGCCCTACACGGTGTATGGCCTGGTGGCCGAGAAGATGGAACGCGCGGAGGACGGCCTGTCCCTGCGTTTCTTCCTCAACCCCAAGGCGCGCTTTGCCGATGGCAAGCCGATCACCGCCGAAGACGTGCGCTACAGCTTCAACCTGCTGATGACCCAAGGCAGCCTGCGCTTTCGCACGCTGTTCGCCGACGTCAAGCACGTCGAAGTCGAAGGCCAGCGCCAGGTACGTTTTGATTTCTCCAGCAATGAAAACCGCACCCTGCCCCTGGATATCGCCACCCTGCCGGTGTTTCCCGAGCACTGGTGGAAAACTCGCGACTTCGCCAACGGCGGTGGCTACGAAGCCCCCCTGGGCAGCGGCCCGTACAAGGTCGGCAAGATCGACTCGGGCAGCACCATCACCTTTACCCGCGACCCCGACTGGTGGGGCAAGGACCTGCCCGTCAGCCGCGGCCTGTACAACTTCGATCACCTGAGCCTGGAGTACTTCGGTGACACCGAAGTGGCCCGCCAGGTACTGCGCGGTGGCGCCTACGACTTCAACCGTGAGTTTTCCGCCACCGGCTATTCCATCGGCTACAACGGCCCGGCCCTGGACGATGGCCGCCTGCAACGTGCGCACCTGGCCAAGGACATGCCGCAACCGGCCCAGGGTTATGTGTTCAACGTGCAAAAACCGATGTTCAAGGACCGTCGCGTGCGCCAGGCCCTGGCAATGCTGTGGGACTTCGAATGGGCCAACCGGCAGATGATGCGCAACCTGTACATCCGCCAGCAAAGCTACTTCTCCAATAGCCCGTTGGCCGCCACCCAACTGCCCACCCCGGAAGAACTGGCGATTCTCGAACCCTTGCGCGGGCAGATTCCCGACGAGGTATTCACCCAGGTGTTCAAGGCCCCGGTCACCGATGGCAGCGGCATGATCCGCGACAAACAGTTGCAAGCCCTGGCCCTGCTGGAAGAAGCCGGCTGGAAGCCAGACGGCGACAAACTGGTCAATGCCGAGGGCGAGCCGCTGGAGTTCACCTTCCTCAATGCCCAGAACGGCCTGGAACGCCTGTTGTTGCCGTACAAACGCAACCTCGCACAGATCGGCATTACCTTGAACATCCGCCGCATCGACTCTTCGCAATACGTGAACCGCCTGATGGCCCGCGACTACGACATGATCGTCACCGGCTTCCCGGTGACCACCTCGCCCGGCATGGAGCTGTACAACTACTTCGGCTCGACCGCCGCATTCGATCCGGGCGCCAACAACTACATGGTGCTCAAGGACCCGGCCGTCGACAGCCTGATCAAGGGCCTGGTCAAGGCCGACACCCAGGCGCAGATGCTCACCTATGCCCATGCCCTGGATCGGGTGCTGCAATGGAATTACCTGTGGATCCCCAATTACTACCCGCCCGGCACCTCCGCTGCGTGGTGGAACCGCTTCGGCCGTCCGGCCATCGAGGCCAGGAATGATGAAGCCCTGGAAACCTGGTGGGAAATCAGCCCTACCCCGCTGACCAATGAACAAATGAATGCCGAGTTGAAAAAACGCGCGGGAGCTCGCTGA
- the tssC gene encoding type VI secretion system contractile sheath large subunit: protein MTTQHTSIPVLITDEHSILDNIIAQTLLSADDEAYGIARRGVSAFIEELIKPQNSGEPVKKHLVDRMIAEIDEKLGRQMDEILHHPRFQALESSWKGLQLLVERTNFRENIKIELLNVSRQDLLDDFEDSPEVIQSGLYKHVYSAEYGQFGGQPVGAIIADFFLSPSAPDVKLMQYASKVACMAHAPFIAAAGPTFFGLESFTDLPDLKDLRDHFEGPQFAKWHSFRQSEDARYIGLTVPRFLLRTPYDPLECPVKTFAYRETVVNSHEHYLWGNTAYAFATRLTDSFARFRWCPNIIGPQSGGTVEDLPLHHFHSMGEIETKIPTEVLVSDRREYELAQEGFIALTMRKGSDNAAFFSASSVQQPKRFGISAEGKEAELNYRLGTQLPYMMVVNRLAHYLKVLQREQLGSWKERTDLELELNKWIRQYVADQENPSAEVRGRRPLRAARIVVSDVEGEPGWYRVNLSVRPHFKYMGADFTLSLVGKLDKE from the coding sequence ATGACGACTCAACACACCTCGATACCCGTACTCATCACTGACGAGCACAGCATTCTCGACAACATCATCGCCCAGACTCTGTTGAGTGCGGATGATGAGGCCTACGGCATAGCCAGGCGTGGCGTCTCGGCATTTATCGAAGAGCTGATCAAGCCGCAGAACAGCGGGGAACCGGTCAAGAAACACCTGGTTGACCGGATGATTGCGGAGATTGACGAGAAGCTCGGTCGGCAAATGGATGAGATTCTGCACCACCCGCGCTTCCAGGCCCTGGAATCCTCATGGAAAGGCCTGCAGTTGTTGGTCGAGCGCACCAACTTTAGAGAAAACATCAAGATCGAACTGCTGAATGTCTCTCGGCAAGACCTGTTGGATGACTTCGAAGACTCACCCGAGGTGATCCAGTCCGGGCTCTATAAGCACGTCTACAGTGCGGAGTACGGTCAGTTCGGCGGTCAACCTGTGGGCGCAATCATCGCTGACTTCTTTCTTTCCCCCAGCGCCCCCGATGTGAAGCTGATGCAATACGCTTCCAAGGTCGCCTGCATGGCCCATGCACCGTTTATCGCGGCCGCCGGGCCGACTTTTTTCGGCTTGGAAAGCTTCACCGATCTACCTGACTTGAAGGATCTCAGGGATCATTTCGAAGGTCCGCAGTTCGCCAAATGGCATAGCTTTCGCCAGAGCGAAGATGCCCGTTATATCGGGCTGACGGTGCCGCGATTCCTGCTGCGCACGCCTTACGATCCCCTTGAATGTCCGGTCAAGACCTTCGCCTACCGGGAAACCGTGGTGAACAGCCACGAGCACTACCTTTGGGGTAATACCGCCTACGCCTTTGCCACACGATTGACCGACAGTTTTGCGCGGTTTCGTTGGTGCCCGAACATTATCGGTCCGCAAAGCGGCGGCACAGTGGAGGACTTGCCCTTGCATCACTTCCACAGCATGGGCGAAATCGAAACCAAGATTCCCACTGAAGTGCTGGTATCCGACCGTCGCGAATACGAACTGGCGCAAGAGGGTTTCATTGCCTTGACGATGCGCAAGGGCAGTGACAATGCCGCGTTTTTCTCCGCCAGCTCGGTGCAACAGCCCAAGCGTTTCGGCATCAGTGCCGAGGGCAAGGAGGCCGAGCTGAATTACCGCCTGGGCACTCAGTTGCCCTACATGATGGTGGTCAACCGCCTGGCCCATTACCTCAAGGTTCTGCAACGGGAGCAACTGGGCTCGTGGAAGGAGCGTACTGACCTGGAGCTGGAGCTCAACAAGTGGATTCGCCAGTACGTGGCAGACCAGGAAAACCCCAGTGCCGAAGTGCGTGGGCGGCGGCCATTGCGGGCGGCACGTATCGTTGTCAGTGATGTCGAGGGCGAGCCTGGCTGGTACCGCGTCAACCTGAGTGTGCGACCGCACTTCAAATACATGGGGGCGGATTTCACCCTGTCCCTGGTTGGCAAGCTTGACAAAGAATGA
- a CDS encoding microcin C ABC transporter permease YejB yields the protein MFAYIVRRLLLIIPTLVIIMLVNFVIVQAAPGGPVEQAIAHLQGIGGGAVGGSSGDAVSSGSRASRGLDPKLIKDIEKQYGFDKPAPERLWLMLNSYAQLDFGNSFFRGATVIDLILEKMPVTISLGLWATLITYLVSIPLGIRKAVRHGSSFDVWSSTAIVIGYAMPAFLFAMFLIVMFAGGTSLNWFPVRGLVSENFAELSTVGKIADYFWHLVLPVSALVIGGFATLTILTKNSFLNEITRQYVVTARAKGLSERRVLYGHVFRNAMLLVISGIPQAFISVFFAGSLLIEVIFSLDGLGRMSYEAAVSRDYPVVFGSLFIFTLFGLLIKLIGDLCYTLVDPRIDFAARNA from the coding sequence ATGTTTGCCTATATCGTGCGGCGCCTGCTGCTGATCATCCCGACGCTGGTGATCATCATGCTGGTCAACTTCGTGATCGTCCAGGCCGCCCCCGGCGGGCCGGTGGAACAAGCCATCGCCCACTTGCAGGGCATCGGCGGCGGCGCGGTCGGCGGCTCATCCGGCGACGCTGTCAGCAGCGGCTCCCGTGCCAGCCGCGGGCTGGACCCGAAACTGATCAAGGACATCGAAAAACAATACGGCTTCGACAAGCCCGCGCCGGAACGCCTGTGGCTGATGCTCAATAGCTACGCCCAGCTGGATTTCGGCAACAGCTTCTTTCGCGGCGCCACCGTGATCGACCTGATCCTGGAAAAAATGCCGGTGACCATTTCCCTCGGCCTGTGGGCCACGCTGATCACTTACCTGGTGTCGATCCCCCTGGGCATTCGCAAGGCGGTGCGCCATGGCAGCAGCTTTGATGTGTGGAGCAGCACCGCCATTGTGATTGGCTACGCGATGCCGGCGTTTCTGTTCGCGATGTTCCTGATTGTGATGTTCGCCGGAGGCACGTCATTGAACTGGTTCCCGGTGCGCGGGCTGGTCTCGGAAAACTTCGCCGAACTGAGCACCGTGGGCAAGATCGCCGACTACTTCTGGCACCTGGTGCTGCCGGTCAGCGCGCTGGTAATCGGCGGTTTCGCCACCCTGACCATCCTGACCAAAAACTCGTTCCTCAATGAAATCACGCGCCAGTACGTAGTGACCGCCCGCGCCAAGGGCCTGAGCGAACGCCGGGTGCTGTACGGCCATGTGTTTCGCAACGCCATGCTGCTGGTGATCTCGGGGATTCCCCAGGCGTTCATCAGTGTGTTCTTTGCCGGTTCGCTGTTGATCGAGGTGATCTTTTCCCTCGATGGCCTCGGCCGCATGAGCTACGAAGCGGCCGTGTCCCGGGACTACCCGGTGGTGTTTGGCTCGCTGTTTATCTTCACCTTGTTTGGCCTGCTGATAAAACTGATCGGCGACCTCTGCTACACCCTGGTGGACCCGCGTATCGACTTCGCCGCGAGGAACGCCTGA
- a CDS encoding Hcp family type VI secretion system effector: protein MPTPAYLSVTGSKQGLITAGTFTKDSVGNIYQEGHEDQILVQAFSHQVIVPRDPQSGQPTGQRVHKPLMISKVFDKSSPLLFSALTSGEDVTCRLEWFRTSPAGTQEHYFTIELERAKIVDIQSRMPHCQDPDNAHFTHLEDVHFTYGKIVWTHEVSGTSGSDDWRSPVAG from the coding sequence ATGCCAACACCCGCGTATCTTTCCGTCACTGGCTCCAAGCAAGGCTTGATTACGGCAGGCACATTTACCAAGGACTCGGTGGGCAATATTTACCAGGAAGGCCATGAAGACCAGATTCTGGTCCAGGCCTTCTCCCATCAGGTGATTGTTCCACGCGACCCGCAGTCCGGCCAGCCGACGGGCCAGAGGGTCCATAAGCCGCTGATGATCAGCAAGGTCTTCGATAAGTCATCGCCATTGCTGTTCAGCGCCTTGACCAGCGGTGAAGACGTCACCTGCCGACTCGAGTGGTTCCGTACGTCGCCAGCCGGCACCCAAGAGCACTACTTCACGATTGAACTGGAGAGGGCGAAGATCGTGGACATACAGTCACGCATGCCCCACTGCCAGGATCCGGACAATGCCCATTTCACTCACCTGGAGGACGTGCACTTCACCTATGGCAAGATCGTGTGGACCCACGAAGTGTCCGGCACATCCGGGTCCGATGACTGGCGCAGCCCGGTAGCGGGTTAG
- a CDS encoding ABC transporter permease, whose protein sequence is MLNLSPVARRRFERFKKNRRGWWSLWLFIGLFILTLGGELIANDKPLVLSYKNELYFPAFKRYTEQQFGGQLPFQADYRSDYVQKLIKQDGGWMLFPPIPFSDDTPNYELTRPAPSPPSTVNWLGTDDQSRDVLARVIFGARVSILFALALTAISATIGIAAGALQGYYGGWVDLLGQRILEVWSGLPVLYLLIILSGFVEPNFWWLLGIMALFSWLALVDVVRAEFLRGRNLEYVKAARALGLGDGKIIRRHILPNAMTATLSYLPFILTGAISTLSALDFLGFGMPAGSASLGELIAQGKQNLQAPWLGLTAFFTLALILSLLVFIGEALRDAFDPRS, encoded by the coding sequence ATGCTTAACCTGTCTCCCGTGGCCCGTCGGCGTTTCGAACGCTTCAAGAAAAACCGTCGCGGCTGGTGGTCGCTGTGGCTGTTTATCGGGCTGTTTATCCTGACCCTGGGCGGCGAGTTGATCGCCAACGACAAGCCTCTCGTGCTCAGCTACAAGAACGAGCTGTATTTCCCGGCATTCAAGCGCTACACCGAGCAGCAGTTCGGCGGGCAACTGCCGTTCCAGGCCGATTACCGCAGTGACTACGTGCAAAAGCTGATCAAGCAGGACGGCGGTTGGATGCTGTTCCCGCCAATCCCGTTCAGCGACGACACCCCCAACTACGAACTGACCCGCCCGGCCCCCAGCCCGCCCTCGACGGTGAACTGGCTGGGTACCGATGACCAGTCGCGGGATGTGCTGGCACGGGTGATCTTCGGCGCGCGGGTGTCAATCCTGTTTGCCCTGGCACTCACCGCGATCAGCGCCACCATCGGCATCGCCGCCGGGGCCTTGCAGGGCTATTACGGCGGCTGGGTGGATCTGCTCGGCCAACGCATCCTTGAAGTGTGGTCCGGGCTGCCGGTGCTGTACCTGCTGATCATCCTGTCGGGGTTTGTCGAGCCGAACTTCTGGTGGTTGCTGGGGATCATGGCGCTGTTTTCCTGGCTGGCCCTGGTGGATGTGGTGCGCGCCGAGTTCCTGCGCGGGCGCAACCTGGAGTACGTCAAGGCCGCACGGGCCCTGGGCCTGGGCGACGGCAAGATCATTCGCCGGCACATCCTGCCCAACGCCATGACCGCCACCTTGAGCTACCTGCCGTTTATCCTCACCGGGGCGATTTCCACCCTGAGCGCCCTGGATTTCCTCGGTTTCGGCATGCCTGCGGGCAGTGCGTCATTGGGCGAGCTGATTGCCCAGGGCAAGCAGAACCTGCAAGCGCCGTGGCTGGGCCTGACGGCGTTTTTCACCTTGGCGCTGATCCTGTCGCTGCTGGTCTTTATCGGCGAGGCATTACGTGATGCCTTCGACCCACGCTCATGA
- a CDS encoding DUF1543 domain-containing protein: MLFVVMLGGKHPRARIEVHDVVFAVADTLEDTYPQLRESWFGSPKGVHIDSWMAVDGVDGWKVELSHLAPAADAHHLYFINLGGYEANSFGEAHHYLLVVARNKREATSKGKQQMLRHWSQAHTDGVMDIDDCLPIDLVDGRYLHLVQGAHRPIIQQNDYIVLN; the protein is encoded by the coding sequence ATGCTGTTTGTCGTGATGCTCGGGGGCAAGCACCCACGAGCAAGAATTGAAGTGCACGATGTGGTGTTCGCCGTAGCAGACACCCTGGAAGATACCTACCCGCAACTGCGCGAGAGCTGGTTTGGCAGCCCAAAGGGCGTGCATATAGATTCGTGGATGGCGGTGGACGGCGTCGACGGCTGGAAAGTCGAACTCAGCCACCTGGCCCCCGCTGCCGACGCCCATCACCTGTACTTCATCAACCTTGGCGGTTATGAAGCCAACAGCTTTGGCGAAGCCCACCACTACCTGCTGGTGGTCGCCCGCAACAAACGGGAGGCGACCAGCAAGGGCAAGCAACAAATGCTGCGCCACTGGTCCCAGGCCCACACCGACGGCGTGATGGATATCGACGACTGCCTGCCCATCGACCTGGTGGACGGCCGCTACCTGCACCTGGTGCAAGGCGCCCATCGGCCGATCATTCAGCAGAATGACTATATCGTCTTGAATTGA
- a CDS encoding peptidylprolyl isomerase — translation MAKATARHILVATEDKCNELKAQIEGGADFAEIAKANSSCPSSRQGGDLGSFGPGQMVKEFDTVVFSAPVNTVQGPVKTQFGYHLLEVTSRQD, via the coding sequence ATGGCCAAAGCCACCGCCCGTCACATCCTCGTTGCCACCGAAGACAAGTGCAACGAACTCAAGGCCCAAATCGAAGGCGGCGCCGATTTCGCAGAAATCGCCAAAGCCAACTCCAGCTGCCCATCCAGCCGCCAGGGCGGTGACTTGGGTTCGTTCGGTCCAGGCCAGATGGTCAAGGAATTCGACACCGTCGTCTTCAGCGCCCCGGTCAACACCGTGCAAGGCCCGGTAAAAACCCAGTTCGGCTACCACCTGCTGGAAGTCACCAGCCGCCAGGACTGA
- the tssA gene encoding type VI secretion system protein TssA gives MVHSEKLCAYYLEVARQPCLPANFAGSDMRYSNEYETLESELAKLQSMHGAGQPDWQKLLEISECLLREQSKDLRVAVWLTWALYHRESFAGLLAGLGLLRHLCEHHWSAVYPGKLRTRSAAFGWLVLRLETLLVQDLSVQGPQPLFQSMLEHLTRLDELWTAHLGGDAPLLLPIRKQLEQWLALAVQGHPPIAGLNAAVAQVQPAATPSSTAKPTVNNEKDAHDLLFALQEQARPLCAWWLRQDAADLRALHLSRTLAWLSIVRYPDANGERVTALCGPAPDRLKYYQQRFAQGHHAELLPELEAGLSGAMFWFDGLYMLWQCLEAQQAELAVSELEVSFALLLQRLPDLPAFRFQGGAPFADDATRGWIALHVSHHLQTPEAPRVGGDAEPWEIALQDVLPRLRKDGLKAAVHELNQGLHAARSDRARFYWRLALARLCAHAGKHELAKIQLEQLDLELQRSGLERWEPELAFQVTRLLHRCCDLLPQNHAVRERKEDTHRRLCLFDLEAVLE, from the coding sequence ATGGTCCATTCAGAAAAACTCTGCGCTTATTACCTCGAGGTTGCCCGGCAGCCCTGTTTGCCAGCGAACTTTGCCGGCAGTGATATGCGCTATTCAAATGAATATGAAACCCTGGAGTCCGAACTGGCAAAGTTGCAGTCCATGCATGGCGCCGGCCAGCCGGACTGGCAAAAGCTCCTGGAAATCAGCGAATGCCTGTTGCGTGAGCAGTCCAAGGATCTGCGCGTGGCCGTCTGGCTGACCTGGGCGCTTTACCACCGCGAGTCCTTTGCCGGACTGCTGGCTGGCCTCGGGTTGCTGCGCCATCTGTGTGAGCACCATTGGTCGGCGGTATACCCTGGAAAGCTGCGCACCCGCAGCGCAGCGTTCGGCTGGCTGGTCCTGCGCCTTGAGACACTGCTTGTCCAAGACCTTTCGGTTCAAGGCCCGCAACCCTTGTTCCAATCTATGCTTGAACACCTCACGCGCCTTGATGAACTCTGGACTGCACATTTGGGAGGCGACGCGCCGCTGTTGCTGCCGATTCGCAAACAATTGGAGCAGTGGTTGGCGCTTGCTGTGCAAGGCCATCCCCCTATCGCCGGGTTGAACGCCGCCGTTGCGCAAGTGCAACCCGCTGCTACGCCATCCTCAACGGCCAAACCGACGGTAAACAACGAAAAAGATGCGCACGACTTGCTGTTTGCCTTGCAGGAACAAGCTCGTCCGTTGTGTGCCTGGTGGTTACGCCAGGACGCCGCCGACCTACGGGCCTTGCACCTGAGTCGAACGCTGGCCTGGCTGTCCATCGTCCGCTATCCGGATGCCAACGGTGAGCGAGTCACCGCGTTGTGCGGGCCTGCCCCCGACAGACTCAAGTACTACCAGCAACGTTTTGCCCAAGGCCATCACGCCGAGCTGCTGCCTGAACTTGAGGCCGGCCTCTCAGGTGCGATGTTCTGGTTCGACGGGCTGTACATGCTCTGGCAATGCCTGGAAGCCCAGCAGGCGGAACTGGCCGTGAGCGAGTTGGAAGTGAGTTTCGCCCTGCTGTTGCAACGATTGCCGGACTTGCCGGCGTTTCGCTTTCAAGGGGGCGCTCCTTTTGCCGACGACGCCACTCGCGGCTGGATCGCATTGCATGTTTCCCATCACCTGCAAACCCCTGAGGCGCCCCGCGTGGGGGGCGATGCCGAGCCCTGGGAGATCGCCTTGCAGGATGTGCTACCGCGGCTGCGCAAGGATGGGCTCAAAGCCGCGGTACATGAGCTCAATCAAGGTCTGCATGCCGCTCGCAGCGATCGCGCCCGCTTTTATTGGCGGTTGGCCCTGGCGCGCTTGTGTGCACACGCTGGCAAACATGAACTGGCGAAGATCCAGCTCGAACAACTGGACCTCGAGCTGCAGCGCTCGGGCCTGGAGCGCTGGGAGCCGGAGCTGGCGTTTCAAGTGACACGCCTCTTGCACCGCTGCTGCGACCTGCTGCCACAAAACCATGCCGTGCGCGAGCGCAAGGAAGACACCCACCGCAGGCTGTGCCTCTTCGATCTGGAAGCGGTACTTGAATAG
- a CDS encoding aldo/keto reductase yields MRTIDLAGVPVPVIGQGTWRMGEDPDRRRAEVAALQLGIDEGMTLIDTAEMYGEGGAEEVVGEAISGRRDQVFLVSKVYPHNASQKGVPRACEASLRRLGTDYIDLYLLHWRGQYPLEETVEAFERLREAGKIGRWGVSNFDVADLQELASPACATNQVLYNIEERGIEFDLLPWWQQHHLPLMAYCPIAQGGALLSSQTLKQIARRHEVTPAQVALAWVLRQDGVIAIPKAVTPEHVRLNAAAAKMVLDEHDLDAIDRVFGAPKRKHPLAMV; encoded by the coding sequence ATGCGCACCATTGATCTGGCGGGCGTTCCCGTCCCTGTCATCGGCCAGGGCACCTGGCGCATGGGCGAAGACCCGGACCGGCGTCGCGCCGAAGTCGCGGCATTGCAACTGGGGATCGACGAGGGCATGACCCTCATCGACACCGCCGAGATGTATGGCGAGGGGGGCGCCGAGGAAGTCGTCGGCGAAGCCATCAGCGGCAGGCGCGACCAGGTGTTCCTGGTGAGCAAGGTCTACCCGCACAACGCCAGCCAAAAGGGCGTGCCCCGTGCGTGTGAAGCCAGCCTCCGGCGCCTGGGCACGGACTACATTGATCTGTATCTGCTGCATTGGCGTGGCCAGTACCCCCTTGAAGAAACCGTCGAAGCGTTCGAGCGCCTGCGTGAGGCTGGCAAGATCGGCCGCTGGGGCGTCTCGAATTTCGATGTGGCCGACCTGCAGGAACTCGCATCCCCGGCCTGCGCGACTAACCAGGTGCTGTACAACATCGAAGAACGCGGGATCGAATTCGACCTGTTGCCCTGGTGGCAACAACACCATTTGCCGCTGATGGCGTACTGCCCGATTGCCCAGGGTGGGGCGTTGCTGTCCAGTCAGACCCTCAAGCAGATCGCCCGCCGCCACGAGGTCACGCCCGCCCAGGTTGCCCTGGCCTGGGTGCTGCGCCAGGACGGTGTGATCGCCATCCCCAAGGCGGTCACCCCGGAGCATGTACGGCTCAATGCGGCCGCCGCCAAGATGGTGCTCGATGAGCACGACCTGGATGCCATCGATCGGGTGTTCGGCGCACCCAAGCGCAAGCATCCCTTGGCGATGGTGTAG